From the genome of Procambarus clarkii isolate CNS0578487 chromosome 83, FALCON_Pclarkii_2.0, whole genome shotgun sequence, one region includes:
- the LOC138358460 gene encoding serine-rich adhesin for platelets-like yields the protein MTSKLVKKGTGTPNPGDRRGRGWRRATPARVTNTRDAAQVTNTQDAPQVTNTRDAAQVTNTRDAPQVTNTRDAAQVTNTQDAPQVTNTRDAAQVTNTRDAPQVTNTRDAAQVTNTQDAPQVTNTRDAAQVTNTRDAAQVTNTRDAPQVTNTQDAPQVTNTRDAAQVTNTRDAPQVTNTRDAAQVTNTQDATLVTNTQDGAQVTNTRDAAQVTNTRDATLVTNTQDGAQVTNTRDAPQVTNTLDAPQDTNTLDARQDTNTQDAPLVTNTRDAPLVTNTLDAPQDTNTLDARQDTNTLDAPLVTNTRDAAQVTNTRDAAQVTNTWDAPLVTNTRDAPQVTNTRDAAQVTNTRDAPQVTNTLDAPLVTNTRDAAQVTNTRDAPKVTNTLDAPQDTNTLDARQDTNTLDAPLVTNTRDAPLVTNTLDAPQDTNTLDARQDTNTLDAPLVTNTRDAAQVTNTRDAAQVTNTRDAPLVTNTRDAPQVTNTRDAAQVTNTRDAPQVTNTLDAPLVTNTRDAAQVTNTRDAPQVTNTRDAPQVTNTLDAPLVTNTRDAAQVTNTRDAPLVTNTRDAAQVTNTRDAPLVTNTRDAPQVTNTRDAAQVTNTRDAPQVTNTLDAPLVTNTRDAPLVTNTRDAAQVTNTRDAPQVTNTRDAAQVTNIRDAPQVTNTQDAAQVTNTRDAPQVTNTRDAPLVTNTRDAAQVTNTRDASQVTNTRDAPQVTNTRDAPQVTNTRDAPLVTNTRDAAQVTNTRDAPQVTNTQDAAQVTNTRDAPQVTNTLDAPLVTNTRDAAQVTNTRDAPQVTNTRDAAQVTNTRDAPQVTNTLDDPLVTNTRDAAQVTNTRDAPQVTNTRDAPQVTNTLEAPLVTNTRDAAQVTNTRDAPLVTNTRDAAQVTNTRDAPLVTNTRDAAQVTNTRDAPLVTNTLDAFLVTNTRDAAQVTNTRDAPLVTNTRDAAQVTNTRDAPQVTNTRDAAQVTNTQDAAQVTNTRDAPQVTNTLDAPLVTNTRDAAQVTNTRDAPLVTNTRDAAQVTNTRDAPQVTNTRDAAQVTNTRDAPQVTNTRDAAQVTNTRDAPQVINTRDAAQVTNTRDAPQVTNTRDAAQVTNTRDAAQVTNTRDAPQATNTRDAAQVTNTRDAPQVTNTRDGAQVTNTRDGAQVTNTRDGAQVTNTRDAAQVTNTRDAPQVTNIRDAPQVTNTRDAAQVTNTRDAPQVTNTRDAAQVTNTQDAPQVTNTQDGAQDTNTQDGAQVTNTRDGAQVTNTRDGAQVTNTRDGAQVTNTQDGAQVTNTQDGAQVTNTHDGAQVTNTQDGAQVTNTQDGAQVTNTRDAPQVTNTRDAPQVTNTRDAPQVTNTQDAHQVTNTRDAPQVTNTRDAA from the exons atgacctcgaagttggtgaagaagggcacaggtacccccaaccccggagaccgccgtggccgGGGCTGGAGAAGAGCCACCCCAgcaagg gttaccaacacccgggacgctgctcaggttaccaacacccaGGACGCAcctcaggttaccaacacccgggacgctgctcaggttaccaacacccgggacgctcctcaggttaccaacacccgggacgctgctcaggttaccaacacccaGGACGCAcctcaggttaccaacacccgggacgctgctcaggttaccaacacccgggacgcacctcaggttaccaacacccgggacgctgctcaggttaccaacacccaGGACGCTCCTCAGGTTACTAACACCCGggacgctgctcaggttaccaacacccgggacgctgctcaggttaccaacacccgggacgctcctcaggttaccaacacccaGGACGCTcctcaggttaccaacacccgggacgctgctcaggttaccaacacccgggacgcacctcaggttaccaacacccgggacgctgctcaggttaccaacacccaGGACGCTACTCTGGTTACCAACACCCAGGACGGtgctcaggttaccaacacccgggacgctgctcaggttaccaacacccgggaCGCTACTCTGGTTACCAACACCCAGGACGGtgctcaggttaccaacacccgggacgctcctcaggttaccaacaccctGGACGCTCCTCAGGATACCAACACCCTTGACGCTCGTCAGGATACCAACACCCAGGACGCTCCTCTGGTTACCAACACCCGGGACGCTCCTCTGGTTACCAACACCCTGGACGCTCCTCAGGATACCAACACCCTGGACGCTCGTCAGGATACCAACACCCTGGACGCTCCTCTGGTTACCAACACCCGggacgctgctcaggttaccaacacccgggacgctgctcaggttaccaacaccTGGGACGCTCCTCTGGTTACCAACACCCGGGACGCTcctcaggttaccaacacccgggatgctgctcaggttaccaacacccgggacgcacctcaggttaccaacaccctGGACGCTCCTCTCGTTACCAACACCCGggacgctgctcaggttaccaacacccgggaCGCTCCTAAGGTTACCAACACCCTGGACGCTCCTCAGGATACCAACACCCTGGACGCTCGTCAGGATACCAACACCCTGGACGCTCCTCTGGTTACCAACACCCGGGACGCTCCTCTGGTTACCAACACCCTGGACGCTCCTCAGGATACCAACACCCTGGACGCTCGTCAGGATACCAACACCCTGGACGCTCCTCTGGTTACCAACACCCGggacgctgctcaggttaccaacacccgggacgctgctcaggttaccaacacccgggaCGCTCCTCTGGTTACCAACACCCGGGACGCTcctcaggttaccaacacccgggatgctgctcaggttaccaacacccgggacgcacctcaggttaccaacaccctGGACGCTCCTCTCGTTACCAACACCCGggacgctgctcaggttaccaacacccgggacgctcctcaggttaccaacacccgggacgcacctcaggttaccaacaccctGGACGCTCCTCTGGTTACCAACACCCGggacgctgctcaggttaccaacacccgggaCGCTCCTCTGGTTACCAACACCCGggacgctgctcaggttaccaacacccgggaCGCTCCTCTGGTTACCAACACCCGGGACGCTcctcaggttaccaacacccgggatgctgctcaggttaccaacacccgggacgcacctcaggttaccaacaccctGGACGCTCCTCTGGTTACCAACACCCGGGACGCTCCTCTGGTTACCAACACCCGggacgctgctcaggttaccaacacccgggacgcacctcaggttaccaacacccgggacgctgctcaggttaccaacaTCCGGGACGCTcctcaggttaccaacacccaggacgctgctcaggttaccaacacccgggacgctcctcaggttaccaacacccgggaCGCTCCTCTGGTTACCAACACCCGggacgctgctcaggttaccaacacccgggacgcatctcaggttaccaacacccgggacgcacctcaggttaccaacacccgggacgctcctcaggttaccaacacccgggaCGCTCCTCTGGTTACCAACACCCGggacgctgctcaggttaccaacacccgggacgctcctcaggttaccaacacccaggacgctgctcaggttaccaacacccgggacgctcctcaggttaccaacaccctGGACGCTCCTCTGGTTACCAACACTCGggacgctgctcaggttaccaacacccgggacgctcctcaggttaccaacacccgggatgctgctcaggttaccaacacccgggacgcacctcaggttaccaacaccctGGACGATCCTCTGGTTACCAACACCCGggacgctgctcaggttaccaacacccgggacgctcctcaggttaccaacacccgggacgcacctcaggttaccaacaccctGGAGGCTCCTCTGGTTACCAACACCCGggacgctgctcaggttaccaacacccgggaCGCTCCTCTGGTTACCAACACCCGggacgctgctcaggttaccaacacccgggaCGCTCCTCTGGTTACCAACACCCGggacgctgctcaggttaccaacacccgggaCGCTCCTCTGGTTACCAACACCCTGGACGCTTTTCTGGTTACCAACACCCGggacgctgctcaggttaccaacacccgggaCGCTCCTCTGGTTACCAACACCCGggacgctgctcaggttaccaacacccgggacgcacctcaggttaccaacacccgggacgctgctcag gttaccaacacccaggacgctgctcaggttaccaacacccgggacgcacctcaggttaccaacaccctGGACGCTCCTCTGGTTACCAACACCCGggacgctgctcaggttaccaacacccgggaCGCTCCTCTGGTTACCAACACCCGGGACGCTGCTCAGGTCACCAACACCCGGGACGCAcctcaggttaccaacacccgggacgctgctcaggttaccaacacccgggacgctcctcaggttaccaacacccgggacgctgctcaggttaccaacacccgggaCGCTCCTCAGGTTATCAACACCCGggacgctgctcaggttaccaacacccgggacgctcctcaggttaccaacacccgggacgctgctcaggttaccaacacccgggacgctgctcaggttaccaacacccgAGACGCACCTCAGGCTACCAACACCCGggacgctgctcaggttaccaacacccgggacgcacctcaggttaccaacacccgggacggtgctcaggttaccaacacccgggacggtgctcaggttaccaacacccgggacggtgctcag gttaccaacacccgggacgctgctcaggttaccaacacccgggaCGCACCTCAGGTTACCAACATCCGGGACGCTcctcaggttaccaacacccgggacgctgctcaggttaccaacacccgggacgctcctcaggttaccaacacccgggacgctgctcaggttaccaacacccaGGACGCTcctcaggttaccaacacccaGGACGGTGCTCAGGATACCAACACCCAGGACGGtgctcaggttaccaacacccgggacggtgctcaggttaccaacacccgggacggtgctcaggttaccaacacccgggacggtgctcaggttaccaacacccaGGACGGtgctcaggttaccaacacccaGGACGGtgctcaggttaccaacacccaTGACGGCgctcaggttaccaacacccaGGACGGtgctcaggttaccaacacccaGGACGGtgctcaggttaccaacacccgggacgcacctcaggttaccaacacccgggacgcacctcaggttaccaacacccgggacgcacctcaggttaccaacacccaGGACGCACAtcaggttaccaacacccgggacgctcctcaggttaccaacacccgggacgctgcttag